Within Azospirillaceae bacterium, the genomic segment CACCTTCGACGGCAATGCACGACCACATCCTCCATGCGGCCCATGATCCGGGACTGGTTGTCCTGTCGGTTGCGATGGCCATGTTCGCGTCCTATGCCGCGCTCGATTTGGCCGAGCGGATCCACGGGGCGCGGCGGGCAGCGGCCTGGGCCTGGACCGGTATGGCGGCCTTGGCTATGGGCGGCGGCATCTGGTCGATGCATTTCATCGCCATGCTGGCGTTCCGCCTGCCGGTGTCCGTCGCCTATGGCGGGTTCCTCACGGCCCTGTCGTTCGGGGCCGCCGTTGTCATGACCGGTGTGGCCTTGGCGGTGATCGTCCGCGGGCCGGCCCGCAGCGTCCGGCTGTTCGGGGGCGGTGCCCTGATGGGCAGCGGAGTCGGTACCATGCACTATGTCGGCATGGCGGCAATGGAGGTGCCGGCGTCCCTGCGGTACGAGCCCGGGCCCTTCGCGGCCTCATTGCTGATCGCGGTCGTGGCGGCGACTGCGGCCCTGTACATCGCCATGAACCGGCCGACCGCATGGCGCAAGGTCGGGGCGGCGGTGGTCATGGGCTTTGCCATTGCCGGAATGCATTTCACCGGCATGGCCGCCGCCGTGTTCGAGGTTCGGCCCGACAGTGTCGCTTTCCCGACCGGTGCCGTCATCGACCAGGAGGCGCTGGCCGGAGTGGTCGCGGTGACATCGGCGGCGATTCTCCTCGTCGGCCTCGTCTCGGCCTCGGTGGACCGACGCTTCTCGGCCCTGACCGCGCGCGAGGCCGAAGCGTTGCGGCGCAGCGAGCAACGGTTTCGGGCATTGATCGAGCAGGGCTCCGACCTGATCCTGGTCATGGATGCCGATCTGGCCATCACCTATGCTGCGGCATCGGCCCGGAAGGTGATTGGCATGGGGGGCCGCGACCTGCCGGGCCGGTCGTTGCTGGACTTGGCGATGCCCGGGGATCGGGCCGCGCTGGTGGGCAGGTTGCGGCCGCTGGTCGCGGAAATGGCCCAGGAGGCCACCGGCGAGGTCCGGATCGCGGGCGCCGACGGCACGACGCGCGACTTCGAGTACGTCGCCCGTGACCTGCGGGCGGACGAGGCCGTAGGGGGCTTGGTCCTGGCCCTGCACGACATCACCGAACGAAAGCGCGCCGCGGCCGAGATGCAGGCGGCCATGGAGGTGGCGCGCGAGGCCAATCGCGTGAAGACCGAATTCCTGGCGAGCATGAGCCATGAGTTGCGAACCCCGCTGCACCAGATCCTGGGGTATGCCGAGATCATGATGCAGCAGGGCTACGGCCCGCTCGATGATCCGCGGTACGTGGAGGACGCGGTCGCCGTCCACGACGGTGCCACCCGTCTGCTCGTCACCCTGAACAGCATCCTGGAGTACACCCGCATCGAGGCCCGCCAGGTGACCTTGCGGCCGGAACCAACGGATCTCGCCCGGATGCTGGAAAGCCTGGTGTCGCGGGTCCGGCCGCAGGCGGCCAAAGGCCGGGTGGAGCTTGTCCTTGAGGAGGGCGGTGCGTACGCGCTTCGCGTGGACGAGCGCAAGCTGCGCCTTGCCCTCGGACATTTGCTGGACAACGCTGTCAGGTTCACGCCCGCTGGCGGCCGTGTCGCAATTCGCGCGATGCTGGATGACGGCATCCCATTGATCCGTGTGGTGGACACGGGCATCGGCATCGCGCCGGAGATGTTGGAAAAGGTCCGCAAACCCTTCGTCCAGTCCGATGCCACCCTGACGCGGAAGTACGAAGGGGCCGGCCTGGGGCTCGCCATCGCCGCCGGATTGGTGGATCTGCATGGCGGCCGACTGGAGATTGAAAGCACCGTTGGCCAGGGGACGGTGGCCACGGTCCGTCTGACGACGGATGCGCTGATTCCAAAGAATGTTCCGGCCGGTGCCTGACACGGTTGCCTGAAGACGGGGCCGAACCATCCGCGCGCTTGCCGCCGGGTTGGCCACCGGGGAACACTCCGGAAAACGGAAACACCGGAGGAGACGCGCCATGAACCTGCCCGAACCCTCGTCCGTTCGCCGCGTGGCCGTCCTGGGCGGCGGCCTGATCGGGGCCAGTTGGACCGCCTTCTTCCTGTCCCGCGGCCTGACCTGCACCGTCTACGACCCGGACTCCGCGGCGGAACCCAAGGTGCGGTCGGTGATCGAAGCCGCCTGGCCGATCCTGACGGAGCTGGGCATGGCGACCGGGGCCGATCCCGCGGCCTGGCGTCTCACCACCGATCCCGCCGATGCGGTCCGCGGCGCCCAGTTCGTGCAGGAACAGGCGCCCGAACGGCTGGAAATCAAGCGGGACCTGTTCGCCCGCATCGACGGACCGCTCGGCCCCGACGCCGTCGTCGCCACCAGCACGTCGGGCCTGCTGGTCAGCGACATGCAGGACGGCCTGGAACATGCCGGCCGCTACGTCGTCGGCC encodes:
- a CDS encoding MHYT domain-containing protein codes for the protein MHDHILHAAHDPGLVVLSVAMAMFASYAALDLAERIHGARRAAAWAWTGMAALAMGGGIWSMHFIAMLAFRLPVSVAYGGFLTALSFGAAVVMTGVALAVIVRGPARSVRLFGGGALMGSGVGTMHYVGMAAMEVPASLRYEPGPFAASLLIAVVAATAALYIAMNRPTAWRKVGAAVVMGFAIAGMHFTGMAAAVFEVRPDSVAFPTGAVIDQEALAGVVAVTSAAILLVGLVSASVDRRFSALTAREAEALRRSEQRFRALIEQGSDLILVMDADLAITYAAASARKVIGMGGRDLPGRSLLDLAMPGDRAALVGRLRPLVAEMAQEATGEVRIAGADGTTRDFEYVARDLRADEAVGGLVLALHDITERKRAAAEMQAAMEVAREANRVKTEFLASMSHELRTPLHQILGYAEIMMQQGYGPLDDPRYVEDAVAVHDGATRLLVTLNSILEYTRIEARQVTLRPEPTDLARMLESLVSRVRPQAAKGRVELVLEEGGAYALRVDERKLRLALGHLLDNAVRFTPAGGRVAIRAMLDDGIPLIRVVDTGIGIAPEMLEKVRKPFVQSDATLTRKYEGAGLGLAIAAGLVDLHGGRLEIESTVGQGTVATVRLTTDALIPKNVPAGA